The genomic window CTGAATAATACTTTTTCTGGTTGCTGTAGTCGGCAGGTCTTTCCCTGGCTTGTTCTGAGCTATCCACTACTAATACCCACTGCACTAGGGCTTCTTTATATCTTTCCCAATCATCGGATTTTTTTTTACTTGTTCTAAAAGTGAGGGCGGTAACAATTCACCCAAAATTTCTATCCAGTCATGGAATATATTGTGTGCCGTTGATTCACTTACCCCGAACTGCACGCCTAGTAGTTGAAATGTTGGCATATGGTGCAGATAAACTAAGGTTAATAATATCTGCTCTGTTACAGATAATTTTGGCTTTCTACCACCACCTTTTTTTATTATTCTAATTTTGGCTTCTTCCTCTACAGCTTGGGAGCGGTTGAATAGAGCTTCTGCTTCTACGATTAACCATTGCAACTGTTGGTAATCAATTCCGAGCAAACGTTTAGTTTCTTGAGGATTAGATGTGATGTATGCCAGTAAAGAACTCATGACTAGCAGTGCAAAAATACAATTTTATCATCATTACGAATTTCTCCTTTTGTTTTTTGGAGATGTCTAATGTAGTAAATGTGCAAGCGCGTCTACGCGATGCTTATTTGGAGCCTTGGACAGTGTACTTGCCAATGAAACAACTAACTTCTATATTTCAAACAACACAGCCTTTGGCTGCTTTGTATCACGCTATCGTCAGTTACGAAATTATTCAGCATCTGGAATTGGCTCATCGCTGGGAGACTGAAAACACTGTTCCCTATTACCTAAAGATGATGCTTGGGCAAATTTCGTCATAGCAACTGTACGCTCAACTTTTAAAATCAACCCTCTTTAATTACTCTGGAAAGATAAAAATTGATAAATGTAGAAACTGCTACTTCCGCCCTGAAATACTACGATTTGCCTAATGCTCAACTAACATTCTTAGGGCAAAGCCAAAACACTACATTTCAGGTTGAGATACCATCAGGAAATAAGTTTTTGCTACGTCTGCATATTGGTATTGAGACTACTATCGACGGTGAGCATAATGTTTGGAGAGAGCCATCAACCATTGAATCCGAGTTGCTATGGCTCAACGCGTTAGCCCACGACACCGAGCTAACTGTGCCTCAACCTGTGCAAAATCGGTTGGGTGAATGGGTAACAAGCTTTGCTAGGACGGAATCAGAATCTTCCATATCCTGTTCGTTGTTGCGGTGGGTAGAAGGTTCGCATCTTGATGATCCTACAGCACAGCAAATTCGACAGCTGGGTACGCTGATGGCGCAACTGCATCAACATTCAAGTGGTTGGTCGTTGCCAACAGGCTTTTCTCGCCCCACTCATCATGTAGAGCAGCTAAAATCTGCAACATCTCAACTGGGTGTGCTGGTGCAAAACAAAGCAATTTCGTCAGACGATTATCAAGTGTTCCAAAAGGCTGCCCTGCAAGTTCAGGAATTGCTGTCTAGCTTTGAGCAGACACGCGACACATGGGGCGTAATTCATGCTGACCTTCACTCAGGTAACTATGTCCTCTATGGTGAAGAAGTACGCCCAATTGACTTTTCACGTTGTGGTTTTGGTTTTTACCTTTACGATATAGGTCAATCACTTAGAGATATTGAAGCATCGCTGCGTTGGCATTTCTTCGAGGGTTACTCCAGTGTTAGGACATTACCAGAA from Oculatellaceae cyanobacterium includes these protein-coding regions:
- a CDS encoding transposase family protein, whose translation is MSSLLAYITSNPQETKRLLGIDYQQLQWLIVEAEALFNRSQAVEEEAKIRIIKKGGGRKPKLSVTEQILLTLVYLHHMPTFQLLGVQFGVSESTAHNIFHDWIEILGELLPPSLLEQVKKNPMIGKDIKKP
- a CDS encoding phosphotransferase is translated as MINVETATSALKYYDLPNAQLTFLGQSQNTTFQVEIPSGNKFLLRLHIGIETTIDGEHNVWREPSTIESELLWLNALAHDTELTVPQPVQNRLGEWVTSFARTESESSISCSLLRWVEGSHLDDPTAQQIRQLGTLMAQLHQHSSGWSLPTGFSRPTHHVEQLKSATSQLGVLVQNKAISSDDYQVFQKAALQVQELLSSFEQTRDTWGVIHADLHSGNYVLYGEEVRPIDFSRCGFGFYLYDIGQSLRDIEASLRWHFFEGYSSVRTLPENYQSVVEALFVGSTVENFAFLSANPEEHDWLSRAVPYVVKNHLHPYLQGETFLFLK